In Chryseobacterium shigense, the following proteins share a genomic window:
- a CDS encoding 3-ketoacyl-ACP reductase, translating into MNINGKNAIVTGGGRGLGKAVALALANEGVNVAITGRNEENLKMTVEEIRQFGVNSTYAVFSVDNEIQVKAGIESLAEQLGGIDILINNAGIGDFGTIEEMPSETWEQVIKTNLFGVYYAAKAVYPFMKAKGEGDIVNVASTAGLKGGPNMSAYAASKAAVVSLSQSMMAEWRKQNIRVITLTPSTIASDLSIQSGLTDGNPDKVLQPEDFAEWVRDILKMNRRVLIANGSIFSTNP; encoded by the coding sequence ATGAATATAAACGGAAAGAATGCCATTGTAACAGGTGGCGGAAGAGGACTTGGAAAAGCAGTTGCCCTTGCTTTGGCAAATGAAGGAGTAAATGTTGCCATTACAGGAAGAAATGAAGAAAACCTTAAAATGACGGTTGAAGAGATCAGGCAATTTGGAGTAAACTCAACATATGCCGTTTTTTCTGTAGACAATGAAATTCAGGTAAAAGCCGGAATAGAATCTTTGGCAGAACAATTGGGAGGTATTGATATTCTGATTAATAACGCAGGAATAGGAGATTTTGGAACCATCGAAGAAATGCCTTCCGAAACCTGGGAGCAGGTCATTAAAACCAATCTGTTCGGGGTGTATTACGCTGCAAAAGCAGTTTACCCGTTTATGAAAGCTAAAGGCGAGGGAGATATTGTAAACGTAGCATCTACCGCAGGTTTGAAAGGCGGTCCTAATATGTCAGCTTATGCAGCTTCAAAAGCTGCAGTGGTTTCCCTGTCACAATCCATGATGGCAGAATGGAGAAAGCAGAATATCCGTGTAATCACCTTAACACCAAGCACCATTGCTTCCGATTTGAGTATCCAGAGTGGACTTACAGACGGGAATCCCGATAAAGTACTTCAGCCTGAAGATTTTGCAGAATGGGTAAGGGATATTTTAAAAATGAACAGAAGAGTATTAATTGCTAATGGTTCTATTTTCTCTACGAATCCGTAG
- a CDS encoding TonB-dependent receptor translates to MRKVKIVLGLLFLGFGTLTYAQTTQASIVGKVTGLGSTAQERVKVTIVNESTGFRTETETNSKGEYIFKEIPLGGPYTVIVNDEKKEGYSVNFGDQVTVNMSLGGTQNQIEEVVVTGNLKNKIGNLGAATAISAKNISILPVNGRNFNNLTELSPLSGKGGNLSGQLGSSTNFTIDGMTAKNPTSAGATTSRSSAPFSISIEAVREFKITTNQYDVTLGRSGGGTVSAVTKSGTNKFSGSAWEYLRTNWLSSPYDIRGNKRENDFSTSQFGFSLGGPIIKNKLHFFVAWDHQLDSRPLIIADIKSPDDEKRFNVTTQTLNNFLDIARKKYGVGNSPQFGTFDKVRNSDAGFLRLDWQISPRHLLTLRNNFTYDLNKNGLGDNTNINFFESYGNDKNLDNSLLLTLRSNLKPNLTNELKAQYLYTFQDSYQNSELGKPVPRAIVENIISPGIGATNIQIGGHRFGQESFRNNVIQVVDNLYYNTDKVKYTFGTDLMYTTAKSVYGSEVNGRFHFREEAANPGNLYNFNNLTAYRFYREVPLMEDTSVRSNIWNIGVYGQFQTKIAKGLDLMAGLRLDYGGYPKAEFNQKLYDEMGIRTDNKIKSFVIQPRFQIEWNFNEQNKDFLKFGAGIFSSDINNYMIINNLVFDGKHLATVDVDPSAIGLTPDFYSYRNDYSTVPTLSQYQIPTINYTGEDAKIPIVYKANISYTHFFNERFRAGIAGYMALGRNNYFYYDRNMVSNPYFTLANEGGRGVYVPASSIQGAKVDWKYGRINNNFGRVLELVSDGKVNQFSFVVDTSYRYWKDGEITASYTWSDIKDNTSYNGNVANSATLFTMIQSDPRDLRMTYSDNQFRNKIVIYGNSPTVAGFTLGLRYSGIGGTRFSVTAGGNINGDFVDSNDLAYIFPEIITQPLLNDPEVGQALKDYVEKYNNAIAERNGGKNGFYGVWDVRVAKKIKFEKIGAFEFSVDIFNVANLLNKEWGVNKSYGNMALYRVTKFNQVTKQFEYVKNTSGLAPLSGNPYQIQIGAKYSF, encoded by the coding sequence ATGAGAAAAGTAAAGATTGTACTAGGATTATTGTTTTTGGGATTTGGAACACTGACGTATGCACAGACTACGCAGGCTTCTATTGTGGGAAAAGTAACAGGGCTGGGCAGTACTGCTCAGGAAAGAGTGAAAGTAACGATTGTGAATGAGTCTACAGGGTTCAGGACGGAGACGGAGACCAATTCGAAGGGAGAATATATCTTTAAAGAAATTCCTCTTGGCGGGCCTTATACGGTTATTGTGAATGATGAAAAGAAAGAAGGATACAGCGTCAACTTCGGGGATCAGGTTACGGTCAATATGAGTTTAGGCGGCACACAAAACCAGATAGAAGAAGTTGTGGTTACCGGAAACCTGAAAAACAAAATCGGAAACCTCGGGGCGGCTACAGCTATTTCTGCTAAGAATATCAGCATTCTCCCGGTCAATGGAAGAAATTTCAACAATCTTACCGAATTATCACCATTAAGCGGGAAAGGTGGAAATTTATCCGGGCAGCTGGGATCTTCAACCAATTTTACCATTGATGGGATGACGGCTAAAAACCCAACCTCTGCGGGAGCTACCACCAGCAGGAGCAGTGCACCGTTTTCTATTTCGATAGAAGCTGTAAGGGAATTTAAAATTACCACCAACCAGTACGATGTAACCTTAGGAAGAAGCGGTGGAGGAACCGTAAGTGCTGTTACAAAATCCGGAACGAATAAATTTTCAGGAAGTGCATGGGAGTATTTAAGAACCAATTGGCTTTCCAGTCCGTATGATATCAGGGGAAACAAAAGGGAAAATGATTTCTCTACTTCCCAGTTTGGGTTTTCACTGGGCGGACCGATCATTAAGAATAAATTACACTTCTTCGTTGCCTGGGATCACCAGCTGGATTCAAGACCTTTGATTATTGCAGATATCAAATCTCCGGATGATGAAAAGAGGTTTAATGTAACAACACAAACCCTGAATAATTTCCTTGATATTGCGAGAAAGAAGTATGGGGTAGGGAACTCACCTCAGTTCGGGACCTTTGATAAAGTGAGAAATTCTGATGCAGGGTTTTTACGTTTAGACTGGCAGATCAGTCCCAGGCATTTATTAACCTTAAGAAACAACTTTACCTACGATCTGAATAAAAACGGATTGGGAGACAATACCAATATCAATTTCTTCGAATCTTACGGAAATGATAAAAACCTGGACAACAGTTTACTTTTAACCTTAAGATCGAATTTAAAACCTAATTTAACGAACGAACTTAAAGCACAATACCTTTATACCTTCCAGGACAGTTACCAGAACAGTGAGCTTGGAAAACCGGTTCCAAGAGCGATTGTAGAAAATATTATTTCTCCGGGGATCGGGGCTACCAATATCCAGATCGGGGGACACCGTTTTGGCCAGGAAAGCTTTAGAAATAATGTCATCCAGGTTGTAGATAATTTGTATTACAATACAGATAAAGTAAAATATACTTTCGGGACGGATCTGATGTATACCACAGCGAAATCGGTATACGGAAGCGAGGTGAACGGGAGATTTCATTTCAGGGAAGAAGCTGCCAACCCCGGCAATCTCTATAATTTTAACAACCTTACGGCCTACAGGTTTTACAGGGAAGTACCTTTAATGGAAGATACGTCCGTGAGATCAAACATATGGAACATTGGAGTTTATGGGCAGTTTCAGACGAAGATTGCCAAAGGTCTGGATTTAATGGCCGGTTTAAGATTAGACTACGGAGGCTATCCCAAAGCTGAATTCAACCAGAAATTATATGATGAAATGGGAATCAGAACGGATAATAAGATCAAATCTTTTGTCATCCAGCCAAGATTCCAGATTGAATGGAACTTCAACGAGCAGAACAAAGACTTCCTGAAATTCGGAGCAGGAATTTTCTCTTCTGATATCAACAACTATATGATTATCAATAATCTTGTCTTTGACGGAAAGCACCTGGCAACAGTAGATGTAGACCCTTCTGCCATAGGTCTTACACCTGATTTCTACAGCTACAGGAATGATTACAGTACGGTTCCTACACTTTCTCAGTATCAGATCCCAACTATCAATTATACAGGAGAAGATGCCAAAATCCCAATCGTTTACAAGGCTAATATTTCCTATACTCATTTCTTCAATGAGAGATTCAGAGCGGGAATTGCAGGATATATGGCTTTAGGAAGAAACAATTATTTCTATTATGACCGGAACATGGTTTCCAATCCATATTTTACATTGGCTAATGAAGGAGGAAGAGGGGTTTATGTGCCGGCTTCTTCAATCCAGGGAGCAAAAGTAGACTGGAAATACGGAAGAATCAATAATAATTTCGGAAGAGTATTAGAGCTTGTAAGTGACGGAAAAGTGAATCAGTTCTCATTTGTGGTGGATACCAGCTACCGTTACTGGAAAGATGGGGAGATCACAGCGAGTTATACATGGTCCGATATTAAAGATAATACATCATACAACGGAAACGTAGCCAATTCAGCAACACTGTTCACTATGATCCAGAGCGACCCAAGAGACCTTAGAATGACTTATTCCGATAACCAGTTCAGGAATAAAATTGTTATTTACGGTAACTCACCTACCGTAGCAGGGTTTACGCTGGGATTAAGATATTCAGGTATCGGAGGAACGCGTTTCTCAGTAACTGCAGGTGGAAATATCAATGGGGATTTTGTGGATTCCAACGATCTGGCTTACATCTTTCCGGAAATCATCACCCAACCGCTTCTTAATGATCCGGAAGTAGGGCAGGCACTGAAAGACTATGTCGAAAAATACAACAACGCCATTGCAGAACGTAACGGGGGTAAAAATGGTTTTTACGGAGTCTGGGATGTTCGTGTGGCAAAGAAAATTAAGTTTGAAAAGATCGGCGCATTTGAGTTTTCCGTAGACATCTTTAACGTTGCCAATCTCCTTAATAAAGAATGGGGTGTGAACAAATCCTATGGAAATATGGCTTTGTACAGGGTTACTAAATTCAATCAGGTTACGAAACAGTTTGAATACGTTAAGAATACCAGCGGTTTAGCGCCGCTTTCCGGGAATCCTTACCAGATCCAGATTGGTGCTAAGTACAGCTTTTAA
- a CDS encoding glycerophosphodiester phosphodiesterase family protein, with product MKKFILGLTVLSTVAMQAQTQIIAHRGYFQSQPPTTENSITSLENAQKLKIYGSEFDVRMTKDGILVINHDEHHGEMEISETSFKELEALKLSNGEKFPTLKDYLKQGKKDPSLKLIVEIKPAKTPEIENEITQKTLKMIKDMKLEGQCEYISFSLNICKEIKKLEPKFKVQYLNGELSPEQIKKEGLDGMDYHYSVFQKNPAWISDAKALGLITNSWTVNDPAVYEELKKQGIGFVTTNIPDQLKNK from the coding sequence ATGAAAAAATTTATCTTAGGGTTAACAGTTTTAAGTACAGTAGCAATGCAGGCACAAACCCAGATTATTGCGCACAGAGGCTATTTCCAGTCTCAGCCGCCCACAACAGAAAATTCCATTACATCTTTGGAAAACGCCCAGAAATTAAAGATATACGGATCCGAATTTGATGTGAGAATGACCAAAGACGGTATTCTGGTCATCAATCACGATGAACATCATGGGGAAATGGAGATTTCCGAAACCTCCTTCAAAGAACTGGAAGCATTGAAATTATCTAACGGTGAAAAGTTCCCCACATTGAAAGATTACCTGAAACAGGGTAAAAAAGATCCGTCTTTAAAGCTTATTGTTGAGATCAAGCCCGCCAAAACTCCGGAAATAGAAAACGAGATCACTCAGAAAACCCTGAAAATGATCAAAGATATGAAGCTGGAAGGGCAGTGTGAATATATTTCTTTCAGCCTGAATATCTGCAAAGAGATCAAAAAGCTTGAGCCAAAATTCAAAGTACAATACCTGAACGGAGAACTGTCTCCTGAACAGATCAAAAAAGAAGGCCTTGACGGAATGGATTATCATTACAGCGTATTCCAGAAAAACCCTGCATGGATCTCCGATGCAAAAGCATTAGGGCTTATTACAAATTCCTGGACAGTGAATGATCCTGCTGTTTATGAAGAACTGAAAAAACAAGGGATAGGTTTTGTGACTACTAATATTCCGGACCAGTTAAAAAATAAATAA
- a CDS encoding T9SS type A sorting domain-containing protein: MKKLYFFVLFLAHLSVIAQIVNIPDLQFKANLLSGSATNHITQDLAGNWILMDLNNDGEIQVSEAANIRNITIYSSNGSPFQISSIEGVKSFVNLEYLDVSDSPNILSVDISGMPKIKLVSFDNNTNMSSANFTGCPVLENISVKNAHIVNLDISNLPKMNILTCTGGKVQTINFAGSSTMKYLLCSDNEISSIDVSSLTDLYRFHISSNLLTSLNVSNLTKLEDLVCSANQLTSLVLQNTPKLKSLEASYNNLSTLNLNQSPVLNYLRIINNQFTSIDLSGVPLLQTLFLNNNQLTSLNISNNTILNSFNAPNNNLQSIFMKNGRLTSGLYQNNPNLSYICCDESEINQTIANNTSFGYNNVTVNSYCSFTPGGTFYTIKGNTKYDLNGNGCDPADLNKTFQKFNIAGGGTTGSIIGDQSGNYSVPVQAGSHTVVPILENPVYFNISPASFTANFPAQASPLTQNFCIAANGSHPDLEIVIIPLDSAVPGFNSDYKIVFKNKGTTMQSGTVIFSYNDNIMDFLNASVTPNSQSTGSLSWNFSNLLPFETREIKAKFELNTPTDTPPVNDGDILHYTAQINGAADDTPADNLFTLNQTVVNSLDPNDKTCLEGTMISQTQVGDFVHYLIRFENTGTANARNIVVKDNIDISKFDISTLTPLNGSHHFVTRISGTNTAEFIFENIQLPFDDDHNDGYISFKIKTKTSLATGDAFSNTANIYFDYNAPIITNTYTTTVRGTLAAAEAKPQENITIYPNPVQDILYIRSGEKIIKTEIYDASGRILNAKGVNGNSVNVSELAKGSYIITLFTKDKTVVRKFIKN; this comes from the coding sequence ATGAAAAAACTCTACTTTTTCGTGCTATTCCTGGCACACTTATCTGTTATAGCGCAGATTGTCAATATTCCGGACCTGCAATTTAAGGCTAATCTACTTTCCGGTAGTGCTACCAACCATATCACACAGGATCTTGCGGGTAACTGGATACTTATGGACCTTAACAATGATGGGGAAATACAGGTTTCCGAAGCAGCCAACATCAGGAATATCACGATCTACAGCTCAAACGGCAGTCCATTCCAGATTTCCTCGATAGAAGGTGTAAAATCTTTCGTGAACCTGGAGTACCTGGATGTATCCGATTCTCCGAATATCCTTTCTGTAGATATAAGTGGAATGCCGAAAATAAAACTGGTAAGCTTTGATAATAATACGAATATGTCTTCAGCTAATTTTACGGGTTGTCCCGTATTGGAAAATATTAGTGTTAAGAATGCTCATATTGTCAACCTTGATATTTCCAATCTTCCAAAAATGAATATCCTGACGTGTACGGGAGGAAAAGTACAGACCATTAATTTTGCAGGAAGCTCAACCATGAAGTATTTGCTTTGCAGTGACAATGAAATATCCAGTATTGATGTAAGTTCACTGACTGACCTGTACAGATTTCATATTTCCAGCAATTTACTGACGAGTCTTAATGTAAGCAACTTAACAAAACTTGAAGATCTGGTATGTTCGGCCAATCAGCTTACTTCTCTTGTTCTTCAGAATACACCCAAATTAAAGTCACTTGAGGCCAGTTATAATAATTTGTCCACTTTAAATTTAAATCAAAGTCCTGTTTTAAATTACCTGAGAATCATCAATAACCAGTTCACAAGTATTGATCTTTCGGGAGTTCCTTTATTGCAGACGCTTTTCCTTAATAACAACCAGCTTACTTCTCTTAATATCAGCAATAATACAATTCTGAATTCATTTAATGCTCCCAATAACAATCTGCAGAGTATTTTCATGAAAAACGGCAGGCTAACCAGCGGTCTTTATCAAAACAATCCCAATTTAAGCTATATCTGCTGTGATGAATCTGAAATTAACCAGACAATTGCCAATAATACCTCATTCGGATATAATAATGTAACTGTAAATTCTTACTGTTCATTCACTCCGGGCGGAACTTTCTATACCATCAAAGGGAATACAAAATACGACCTTAACGGAAACGGCTGCGATCCGGCGGATCTGAATAAGACATTTCAAAAATTCAATATTGCAGGTGGGGGAACTACGGGAAGTATTATTGGTGACCAGTCAGGAAATTATTCTGTTCCGGTACAGGCAGGATCTCATACGGTGGTGCCAATTCTTGAAAACCCGGTTTACTTCAATATTTCCCCGGCATCTTTCACCGCCAATTTCCCTGCACAAGCCAGTCCATTGACTCAAAATTTCTGTATTGCAGCCAATGGTTCGCACCCTGATCTTGAAATTGTAATTATTCCGCTAGATTCTGCTGTGCCAGGATTTAATTCTGATTATAAAATCGTGTTTAAAAATAAAGGGACAACCATGCAGTCCGGAACTGTTATATTCAGCTATAATGACAATATAATGGATTTCCTGAATGCCAGTGTAACCCCTAATTCACAATCAACGGGAAGCCTAAGCTGGAACTTTTCAAACCTTCTTCCTTTTGAAACAAGAGAAATCAAGGCTAAATTTGAACTGAATACACCTACCGATACCCCTCCGGTAAACGATGGCGATATCCTTCATTATACTGCACAGATTAACGGAGCTGCGGATGATACACCGGCAGACAACCTATTTACCCTGAACCAGACAGTTGTCAATTCCCTGGATCCGAATGATAAAACCTGTCTTGAAGGAACCATGATTTCCCAAACCCAGGTAGGTGATTTTGTACATTACCTGATCCGTTTTGAGAATACAGGTACTGCCAATGCAAGAAATATTGTTGTAAAAGATAATATAGACATTTCAAAATTTGATATTTCCACACTGACCCCATTAAACGGAAGTCATCACTTTGTAACAAGAATATCCGGAACCAATACAGCTGAATTTATTTTTGAGAATATACAGCTGCCGTTTGATGATGATCATAACGACGGATATATTTCTTTCAAGATCAAAACGAAAACCAGTCTGGCAACAGGAGATGCGTTCAGCAATACCGCGAATATTTATTTTGATTATAATGCTCCGATTATTACCAACACTTACACTACTACTGTAAGAGGTACACTGGCTGCTGCTGAAGCTAAACCGCAGGAAAATATAACGATTTATCCTAATCCGGTTCAGGATATCCTTTACATCAGATCCGGTGAAAAAATCATTAAAACAGAGATCTATGATGCATCAGGAAGAATTCTGAATGCGAAAGGTGTAAACGGCAATTCCGTGAATGTCTCTGAACTGGCCAAAGGAAGCTATATCATTACATTGTTTACAAAAGATAAAACAGTAGTCCGGAAATTCATTAAAAACTAA
- a CDS encoding SH3 domain-containing protein has protein sequence MKSLITGLFLMVLQFISAQDDNMVYADGVFGFEENKTQKIFTDWTRVRKLPDVKSEITDSLQTNQQVMILKKEESVLRLGERGANWYKISYQKGELVSEGYIWGGNLCIGYRNKNGYDFLFGLSKTVDRKNKDYNETIKQNIAGIKVIEGTNLIDEVYFDTGSGEELSYATFTVESGHKLQNVELTLKARVSGEACGIASYDQYVFFRNKKLVILPQLMNVGDADVYYHSEEFVFPNDKGGIPGAFIFKMEEMEKDDKDREKKKRSSKTYLWNGDSYRLK, from the coding sequence ATGAAATCTTTAATAACCGGGTTGTTTTTAATGGTGTTGCAATTTATTTCGGCACAGGATGATAATATGGTGTATGCTGATGGAGTTTTTGGCTTTGAAGAAAATAAAACCCAGAAAATCTTTACAGACTGGACCAGAGTGAGAAAACTACCGGATGTAAAATCTGAAATAACAGATTCATTGCAGACCAATCAGCAGGTAATGATTCTTAAAAAGGAAGAATCTGTCTTAAGATTGGGGGAAAGAGGTGCCAATTGGTATAAGATATCGTATCAGAAAGGAGAATTGGTTTCGGAAGGTTATATCTGGGGAGGCAATCTGTGCATTGGTTACCGAAACAAAAACGGTTACGATTTCCTTTTCGGTCTCTCCAAAACAGTAGACAGGAAAAATAAAGATTATAATGAAACCATAAAGCAGAATATTGCCGGAATAAAAGTTATTGAGGGTACCAATCTGATTGATGAGGTTTATTTTGATACAGGAAGTGGAGAGGAACTGAGTTATGCAACATTTACTGTTGAAAGCGGCCATAAGTTACAAAACGTGGAACTGACCCTTAAAGCTAGGGTTTCCGGTGAGGCATGCGGAATTGCAAGTTACGATCAGTATGTGTTCTTCAGGAATAAGAAATTAGTTATCCTGCCACAGCTGATGAACGTTGGGGATGCAGATGTATATTACCACTCTGAAGAATTTGTATTTCCTAATGATAAAGGAGGGATTCCCGGCGCCTTTATTTTTAAAATGGAAGAAATGGAAAAAGATGACAAAGACAGGGAAAAGAAAAAACGGTCTTCCAAAACCTATCTGTGGAATGGAGATTCTTATAGACTCAAATAA
- the ligA gene encoding NAD-dependent DNA ligase LigA, whose translation MPENIQQKIEQLRKELHQHNENYYLLDAATISDYEFDMLLEQLQDLEAKYPEFYDENSPTVRVGGGITKVFPTVQHKFRMYSLDNSYDFDDLEDWEKRIIKTINDPVEFVAELKYDGASISILYENGKLAQAVTRGDGFQGDEITANVRTISDIPLTLKGDFPAHFFMRGEIYLTRKNFDKINKLREEEGLDPFMNPRNTASGSLKMQDSGEVRKRGLSSVLYQFISEDIPAESHWELLQKAQSWGFKTSQQAKLCKTMDEVKEFISFWDNERHHLPFEIDGIVLKVNSLQQQRQLGYTAKSPRWAMAYKFKAEKVETELQSVSYQVGRTGAITPVANLKPVLLAGTIVKRASLHNEDIIKKLDLHEHDFVYVEKGGEIIPKIVAVNTEKRTVESKEIEYIKHCPECGTELVKIEDQAIHFCPNELHCPPQVVGRMIHYVSRKALNIENLGSETIEQLYREKLIENPADFYTLKKEQLLPLERMAEKSAQNIISGIEKSKEIPFEKVLYGIGIKHVGETVAKKLVKNFATIDELKAATAEELCQVEDIGTKIAVSIVEFFNNPENVLMIERLKSYGVQLEKGESTNEVLSNVLEGKAFLFTGKLSLFTREQAEEMVEKHGGKNISAVSKNLNFLVVGEKAGSKLKKAQDIGTITILDEQEFLDLIEKQ comes from the coding sequence ATGCCTGAAAACATACAGCAAAAAATAGAACAGCTCCGCAAAGAGCTTCATCAGCATAACGAAAATTACTACCTTCTGGACGCAGCCACCATCTCGGATTATGAGTTTGATATGCTTCTGGAACAACTGCAGGATCTGGAAGCAAAATACCCTGAATTCTATGACGAAAACTCACCTACCGTACGTGTGGGCGGTGGTATTACCAAAGTTTTTCCAACGGTTCAGCATAAATTCAGAATGTATTCCCTGGATAATTCTTATGATTTTGATGATCTTGAAGATTGGGAGAAGAGAATTATCAAGACCATCAATGATCCTGTAGAATTTGTTGCAGAGCTGAAATACGATGGCGCTTCTATCTCTATCCTGTATGAAAACGGAAAACTGGCGCAGGCTGTAACACGCGGTGACGGTTTTCAAGGGGATGAAATTACGGCAAATGTCCGCACTATTTCGGATATTCCTTTGACATTGAAAGGTGATTTCCCTGCTCATTTTTTCATGAGAGGTGAAATTTACCTGACCCGGAAAAATTTTGACAAAATTAATAAACTCCGTGAAGAAGAGGGCTTAGATCCTTTTATGAATCCGAGGAATACTGCCAGCGGAAGTTTAAAAATGCAGGACAGCGGTGAGGTAAGAAAGCGCGGATTGTCATCTGTACTTTATCAGTTTATTTCTGAAGATATTCCGGCAGAAAGTCACTGGGAGCTGCTGCAAAAAGCACAAAGCTGGGGTTTTAAGACTTCGCAGCAGGCCAAACTCTGCAAAACGATGGATGAGGTTAAAGAATTCATCAGCTTCTGGGATAACGAAAGACATCATCTTCCTTTTGAAATTGACGGTATCGTTTTAAAGGTAAATTCTTTACAGCAGCAAAGACAACTTGGCTATACGGCAAAATCACCAAGATGGGCTATGGCTTATAAATTCAAAGCTGAAAAGGTAGAAACTGAACTTCAGAGTGTTTCTTACCAGGTGGGAAGAACAGGCGCAATTACCCCGGTTGCCAACCTGAAGCCTGTTTTACTGGCAGGAACCATTGTTAAAAGAGCTTCTCTTCACAATGAAGACATTATCAAAAAGCTCGATCTGCACGAACATGATTTTGTTTATGTGGAAAAAGGCGGCGAGATCATCCCGAAAATCGTAGCTGTCAATACCGAAAAAAGAACAGTAGAAAGTAAAGAGATAGAATACATCAAACACTGTCCTGAATGCGGGACGGAGCTTGTAAAAATAGAAGACCAGGCCATTCATTTCTGCCCGAATGAACTTCACTGTCCGCCTCAGGTGGTAGGAAGAATGATCCATTACGTTTCCAGAAAGGCCCTGAATATTGAAAACCTGGGAAGCGAAACAATTGAGCAGCTTTACAGGGAAAAACTGATTGAAAATCCGGCAGACTTCTATACCTTAAAAAAAGAACAGCTTCTTCCTCTTGAAAGAATGGCGGAAAAATCTGCCCAGAATATTATTTCGGGAATTGAAAAATCGAAAGAAATTCCTTTTGAAAAGGTGCTTTACGGAATCGGGATCAAGCATGTGGGTGAAACGGTTGCCAAAAAGCTGGTGAAAAATTTTGCCACTATTGATGAGTTAAAAGCTGCCACTGCAGAAGAGCTTTGCCAGGTGGAAGATATTGGAACCAAGATTGCCGTAAGCATTGTAGAGTTTTTCAATAACCCGGAAAATGTACTGATGATCGAGCGTTTGAAATCTTATGGAGTACAGCTTGAAAAGGGTGAAAGCACCAATGAGGTTCTATCCAATGTTCTGGAAGGAAAGGCTTTCCTTTTTACCGGAAAACTATCGCTTTTTACAAGGGAACAGGCTGAGGAAATGGTGGAAAAGCATGGCGGAAAAAATATTTCTGCTGTGTCTAAAAACCTCAATTTCCTTGTAGTTGGGGAAAAGGCCGGAAGCAAACTGAAAAAGGCCCAGGATATAGGAACCATCACAATTCTGGATGAACAGGAGTTTCTGGATCTGATAGAAAAGCAGTAA
- the prmA gene encoding 50S ribosomal protein L11 methyltransferase, with the protein MQNYLEFNFRISPLQPWNEILMAELIEIGFDSFTEEIDGILGYIQKELFKEEELKALPLFENENVQISYTYEEMPNINWNEEWEKNFSPINIDDKVLIRAEFHESVPGMHEIIIQPKMSFGTGHHPTTHLMIQQMMDIDFSGKKVLDMGCGTSVLAIYAKQIGAGDTKAIDIDEWSVENSKENAARNNVELDIEQGTAENLGKENFDIILANINRNILISDIPTYVSVLNEGGKLLLSGLCFFDVDDILEVCKENGLELKKKLQREEWVSLLLEK; encoded by the coding sequence ATGCAAAATTATTTAGAATTCAATTTCAGGATTTCTCCATTGCAGCCATGGAACGAGATATTAATGGCAGAGCTTATCGAAATAGGTTTTGACAGCTTTACAGAAGAAATCGACGGAATTTTAGGATATATCCAGAAAGAATTGTTTAAAGAAGAAGAACTTAAGGCACTGCCTCTTTTTGAGAACGAAAATGTACAGATCAGCTATACTTACGAAGAAATGCCTAATATCAACTGGAACGAAGAGTGGGAAAAAAACTTCTCACCCATCAATATTGATGATAAAGTGCTGATCAGGGCAGAATTCCATGAATCTGTACCGGGAATGCATGAAATTATCATTCAGCCTAAAATGTCTTTCGGAACAGGGCATCATCCTACAACACACCTGATGATCCAGCAGATGATGGATATTGATTTCAGCGGTAAGAAAGTACTGGATATGGGCTGTGGAACTTCAGTCCTGGCAATTTACGCAAAACAAATCGGTGCGGGAGATACAAAAGCTATCGACATCGATGAGTGGTCTGTTGAAAATTCAAAAGAAAATGCAGCCAGAAATAATGTTGAACTTGATATTGAACAGGGAACTGCCGAAAATTTGGGGAAAGAAAATTTTGATATCATTCTTGCCAATATCAACAGAAATATACTGATCTCTGATATTCCAACCTATGTTTCCGTATTGAATGAAGGAGGAAAATTACTGCTTTCAGGGCTGTGTTTCTTCGATGTGGATGACATCCTTGAAGTATGTAAAGAAAACGGATTGGAGCTTAAAAAGAAGCTGCAGCGTGAAGAATGGGTAAGTCTGCTACTGGAAAAATAA